The Colletotrichum destructivum chromosome 7, complete sequence genome contains the following window.
AGCGGGAGGTCACTTATATCCGGATTATGGTCAAACAAATATTCCAGAGTGACGGGCCTCCCCAGATTATCGACGTGCATCCGCGGCGTCCCccaggaggcggcggtggaggcgggGCGGCCaggagacggacgagctgGGCCCAGGGGCCTGTCCGAAGGAGCCCTGCCCCGGTGAGGAGTCCGGTTTCTGTGAGGAAAAGCCCCGTCCCCGTGCAAAGTCCACATTGCGATTGGTGCGCAAGGCACGCAGAAGAGGGCTCGTCTTCCAGTGAGAGCAGCGATACCGACAACCGGAAGAGCCGCAGGGGCATGGACGTGCCCAGACGGAGGGATGGCAGTCCCAGCGAGAGCCAGCACGGCCGTCCGAGGagcgacgccgccaccgtgGGAAAGCAACAGCACCGCCCCCGGCCTCAGCAGCAGACTTCCAGGAACAGGTGGGAGCAGTTCCGGAGTAGGCCCGCGAGGCAGTACGACATCAGAGAGTATTTCGAGGGTCGGGGTCGAGATCATTCGAGGATCGTGGAGGTGATTCCTGGGAGTGAGATTGACTACTTCTCCTCCCATCCGCAGCGTGAGGGCGGGGGGGAATGATGGGACGGGTTGTCGTTGCAGCAAAGGAATTGGTAGATTCTTTTTCTGTGAGGAGGGATCAGTCTTCTACAGAAATCTTGCCTAAATGCTTTCATTAAGACCGTAACACAGTCTGGGATCTACACAAGATCGTCAAGCTCACCCTCGTATCATTGCCTATATACATTGTTGACTCAAACTGTCAGTAGTCTTACAAGGCCCCCCCCTGAGAGTTTTTCCTGCTACTGGACAAACAAAAAGAACAATGTGACTTCCTTATGATCTGGTTATGTATCTGTTGATCTGAATATCATCGGTTGATATTTCTTCAAGGAATGGCGACCGCACAGAACTCTTTCTAGCAGAAATAAcaaacaacatcaacgaACTGCGTTTGTGATTCTACATACATCAAGGACTGTGCTTCCTTGACATTCTACTTGCAGTTCAGCCCAATCGCACGCCCAATGCTGACCTGTAGCATCCAAGGGCGATCCCACCACGACCAGTATCAAATAGGTATCTCGCCCAAGGATTTTACTGGGCCCTATCCTGAAACTTCCCTAGCGACGTGATGTCCGGCTCCTCCACTGCCGACTTGACGCCCGCATCTGCGTTATCCGGCTCCTCGGTTGATACATCCTTGACAGCGTTCCTcgcctttctcttctcttcccacTTGAAGGCAAAGTGGATCCCGACGAACATCACACTAGATACGAGCGCGAACCCAAGGTAGAGCTTGGATCCGATGCGCCAGTTAGGGGCTTCGGACGCCGGGAAGGCAGCGATTGGGATGAAGGCGCTCATGAGATACGCTAGGGTGGTACCGCTCGCGAAGAGCACGGTCCGCACTTCGGGCTCGCCTTGGAGGTGTGCCGATGCCCAAGAGCAGAGCAGCATCATGGAGACACTGAGACTGGTTAGAACAGTCGATCTGGAACAACTGTTTGAATAGGGATGACCTACGCTCCCATATAGTTCATGTACCAACCGGCCATATAGGCCTGCTCGTTGCTGGGTCGtacgatgaggatgatgtgAGAGGTGATATTGATGGCCTGTCCAGCGCATTGTCAGTCTTCAAGCATCCGTAGTGATGAGTCGTTTGTGCGAACTTACGGAATGAAGAAGCAGAAACGGCAGCCGGACGCCAAAATAGTCACTGAAACCGCTGAACAGCAACTCTGCCACAAGCTGGACAGCCTGTCCAATGATCGGCAGGTAGTTGAGCATGGCCACAGAGCTTTCGACACGGTTAGCATCCTGTTTTCCGGCTAGCGACCTGAAAGTATATGAATGAAACTCACTATCTGACTGAACCGTCGGGATTCTTAAGAGACTTGAGCCACAGATTAAAGTAGCTGGCTGGGGTGAAGTTGCCACCAATGGGCCACGCAACTGCGAGGTACTGTCAGAAAACTACCGAGCACATGGTTTTGGATTGTAGGAACTCACTAGCAAACACCCACAGCTGCCAGAAAGTGAAGCATCGCAGAAATGACTTCGGCGTGATGCCAATCTGCGGCTTGCGGCCGACCCGACGTGCACGAGCCAAGGCGATCTCGATGTGCCTAGGCTTCATATAGAACTTGGCGAGAGGGTTTGGTCGTTCAGGCTGTTGTGCTGGGTCAGCTTCGAACTCGAAGGGACTTCAAGGTGTGCACAGAATCAATTAGAGCTTACGTAGCCAGGGAGGATAAAGAAAGCAGCAATCGCGACGGCGATGGTACAGATGCCCTATTGATAGTCGCTCGTCAGTCTCAAATGGCATTGGTCCAAGTATGCACGGCTTTTTGGCTCACATTGATGATGAAAGCCCATCTCCAGCCAGCCCGACCATGCAGACCCTCGAAGTTGGTTGAAAGAGCACCCTGCATTGCACCGGAAAGCATGGCGCCGGCTGGTTGCGCGATGTTGTAGATGCTCATGCGCAGGGCAACCTCGTGAGGCATGTACCACTGGCTGATGAGAGTGAAGTATCCCGGCCAAGCAGTGCCTTCGAAGAATCCAATCAGGAAGCGGAGGCCGTAGACCTGGTCAGCCGTTAGTAAATGGCAACCACCTCGTCGCTCCACGAGGAGAATCGGGTTACTATAGAAAGACGTACCTGCTTAGCACTCGTTACGACCGAGAGGCAGCAAGTGAGAACGCCCCAGATAAGCTGCCCACGTTTTCAGTCTACATTGAAGGAAGCCTGCCGATGGGGATTACTGACCTCGCAGGCCGGCAACCATGTCGAAGGGCCAAAGTGCGAGATGATGATGCATGAAGGATAGAGCATGATCATATACCCGATGCTGTTCCACAAATACTTGCTCAGAGACACGCGCCGGCACCAAAGTGGTGGTGAAATGAACATAACTTACTTGAAGAAGGTTGTGAAGTAGTTGAGCTCATTCCCATACAAATCCAGATCCTCTTTCATTCCCGAGACATACGCGTTGTTCTAAGAAAATTCGTGTTAGTCGCGACGGCATATCGGTGGCGTCATGTCACATACGATGTTGGTCTGGTCGATATACCTGAGATGCACCGTCAGCTTTCCAAACTTTGATCACCAGTTGATGTGCGTCTACATACTTGAACATGTATCCCAAGAACCCAatcgacaagaagaacaagtcGAGGCGCCATAACTACCCATTCGGTCAGACCACCAAATCATAAAGTAGGCGCATTATGATGACCTACGAAagctctctcttccttcGGATCGATATCATCTTTCGGGTTGCTGATGACAGGGGAGAGCCCGCCGTCGGAACCGGGCAATTTGTCATCAGAGGCACCGTCTCGAGTCGCCGAAGCAACAGCCGCGACCTGTATGGGATTTGTAGCCTGAACACCCATACTGCAGCGAACGATATTCGTACAAGGCTCAACGCTACAATGATTGACACAAGTAAGGGGCTAGGCTATGTCTGAGACTTCCACGTGGCATCCAGAGAAACCAGGCTTGGGGTCGGCCATTGAAGGAGTACTTATATGGGATTGTTGCGTTTGGTCGAAGTCCTCTTCGACATTGGTTCAAGGATCCTACTTAATGGTATCAGCGCGGGAGTCGAAGACGTGCTCCGCGCGGTGGCGCCTGGTGGTGGAGCATGCTAGCAAGCTGAGAGTGATTGAATGAGGGGGGTGGAATTCGACTTCTCCTACAAACTGATGCGATACGTGTATGAATCCAATATCTTATCAATGTAAGTCGGAACATGCCCGCCGCTGCAACTTATGCCGGCCTACGCTTCCCCAACCTGGAGCGGCAATGTTGCGACATTGACCGGGGAGAAGACGTGATACCCCCGCCGACATGAGGTAAAACCACACAAGTACCGGCGATCCTCCGCAGATGCCTCGTGTGCCGGCTTCGGTGACTAAAAACAAGTGTCGCGAATGAGAGTGCCGTGAATTCGCCGCGGACAAACACTAGATATGGTAGGTGGCGCATACCTGATCGGTGAATACCCGATGGTCGGCAGAACAcacaagaggaagacgaagcgaCAAAACGAATACGTAAAACcttcatccccccccccccccccccccccccccgcacCTTCTGCATTACCACCGAAACGACAGAATGTCTTTCTGTAGTGCAAATCTGCAACAAAAAGTCCAGACAATTAGCCACTTCCTCAATCCTCGTACCCGGATGCAGTCGTGAGGAAATCTGGCGGGCCAGTAGTATAGGTCCGTTGTGAACGCAACGATACTGTGCAAACTACTGGCCTTGGACGTTTTCCAAGATTCTGCCGGTGCGAATCCTGGTTGCCGTGCTCGTagtaaggtaaggtagtcCTCTCAAGCCCGGCCTTTGCCAGAGCTGAACTTTGGCAATCTTTGATGATTCCTGCGCATTCAAGAATGAGCAACATGGGCCGAGAGACACACGCAGGGGTACCCGACTAGAATCGGCTTACACTTTTGTTTCTATATCCTCTTCTGTTGTGCGATCTCGAGCAGTCATCAGTACCCAGACTAGATTCATCTCATCTGAAGCCGCAAGTTGGCGATGGTTGAGAGCCCTTGACGAGCAGTCCTCGTCTTATTTGCGGGGCGTGCAAACGACATTGACATTGGAGCTTGGGGATCATAGGGTGATGGTGCCGAAACGATTGCGCGCAAGCTGCACATGTGATTCAAGAGAAGTACGAGTCTTGGGTAGAATGAGGCGAGGACGCCGGCTTGCTTTCCTCGATCCAGCAttcgaagaagagagggccggcctcgacggagCGCAGCGGCGTGGTGGAGGCGCCACCTATGCCCACGCCCGGTACTGGATTTGTCCTTGAGGCGGGTTGGAGCGAAGGCTCGGAAGGAATCCAAGGTTGCGGGTGCTAAACCACATGTGTCAGCAATCAGCCGAATCAGTGCGGGAATAAAGACGTAATGCCTACCCCTattggcgccggcgcctcgtCCCTGAGCTCAACGGCCATGGTGAACGTGCATCCCTCTGGCAGAGGTCCCTTCATTTCCGCAGCGTACGCGAGACGTCTCAGAGCACCACGATACGCCTCGTTCACGTCAACCCAGTTTACAGacccatcatcgtcgtcttcctcccttCGCTGGAACCTCTGTCCCATACcaatcttctccttgcccttgcctGTAGCCCAGGCCGGGAAGTTGGTGACATCGAAAACCCATCTCTCGATGACAGCCATCGTCTCATGGGCGTGAATGACGACGCAGACTTTGGAGGCTGCGCCGATAGCAAGCTGATCTTGAATCGCAGCGACGGCTGAGTTGATCCAATCGCAGAGAACTGGATGGCGGGACTGGGGAACTGGAAGGTTGTGGGCTTTTGTCATAAGAAAGGTCTGCTGCGGATAGAGGCGTCTGTGGTACAGTATAGTGTGTACAGTCAGGGTGAGGAACGATGTGAAGGATGTCAAGATAGTGTTTGCCTGCGGGCGTGGGATGGACACCGGAGGGGCAGAGGGTGCATCTGAAGTGGAAGACATGGTGGGCAGAGTAGCGATGGACTCGTCAAGTTGAAGAAGCGGTTCAAACTGGAGGGAGCTGACAAGGGCGGCGCTTTTGAACAGCGTATCAGAGCCGTTGCTGTGAGTAAATGGATCTTGAACTGTCGAGCGGCTAGGGAAGAGATGGAGGATATGACCGAGAAAGACACGCGCGACGAACCCAGATGCGACTTCTACGCCAAGTCACATGCTTCATCACGTGCTTGTAAGCATGGGTCAGCTCGGACGCGGCTGGCTGACAACCCACAATTGGGCACAGAGAGCGGGGCATATCCACATATAGGGCTGAAGGCAGCCAGTCTGTGACGCCACCATGCGACCCTGTCCACAGCTACCGCCAGCCAGTCCGCAGAGCTTAGCTCGTTCCCCCGTTTTTTTCCACATCTCACTTCCAATCCCACCACTTCCATGTCGTCCAGCCCAACCTAACACCAGAGGACGAAGCCCGACACTCTCTAAGCCTCAGTCGCTGCCTACTTAAAGCCTTGCGTCTCTTCACAGGCACATTCTCAAAGACTTCATCTCTTCAACCACACGTCCAACCTCAACTTATCACTCCAACTAAACCTCACGATGGCGAATCCACTCACCCCGCAGTCCATACTGCAGCTAATGGCAGATGCACTGCCGACGCACCCCAAAGGCGATACCACCTCTGACATCAGCAGTGGCTATGAGCTGCCCGCCCTTCTCACTCATGCGTGCATGGCGTCTCTCAAGTTCCGCCTCatcggcttcgacgaggagaagagaatAGGTACGTCTACAAACACCATTAACCCTGCCCCCCATCTAACGCTCGCCGCAGAGGAAGAGGTTCAGAGTCTCGCCCCGCGACTACCCGCCTCGTGGAACGCTGGCTACGGCTCCCTCCGTTTCGTATACGCCCACAAGCAATCCTCAATGacctccatcatccgcaCCAGTAAAGTGGGCGGCAAAGTCGAGATTAGCGGGCTCGCCGTTGGCCACGACGTCATCCACAGATTCGAGATCACGACAAAGGACTTTGTCAATAACTCCAAGCTGCCCCTGCGTATCACACTTGCTGAAGACGGCACCGAGGACAGGAGTGACCTGgtccagaagctcaaggatGCATTTGTATCCGAGTCCGCACTTGAAAAGCTCATCGACCAGTTTAAAACCAGCATCGTCCAGAAGCTTATCCCGAAGCTGCAAATCGAAGGTTATGAAGAGTCCCCCGACGACcgggacgccgccgagggcgcaCAACGTGAAGGACGCGCTCAAGCCGGTCGTCCCGGACGGCCGATGCCTGGTGACCTCCCTGATCCAGCCCGACCGTACCCTATCAACGACCCTCTCGCCCAACCTCCAAGGCGACCCATCCCCGCTGGGGACTTCCCTCCGCCCGATTTCGAGGACGAGTACGAGATCAACCGACCACCCAGACCCCTGGGCATCCCCGGTCGATCTCCCTACAACATTGGCCACGATGACCTGAACCCGCCCGGTCTGGGACCCCACGACCCCCTTCGACCTCACTTtatcggcggcggtggcttgCCTCGTCCTGGGGGCGGAGGTGGAATGCATCCAACATTTGACGACCCCCTTTtcggcggccagggcggccaGGGTGGTGAGCATGATCCGCAAGCACCCCCGGGAGCTCGGTGGGACCCTATTGGCCCGGGAGGCCTGCCgcggcacggcggcggcggacgaggaagaggaaaccCGTTCGGAGGCCcgggcggcttcggcggcggttTCGGTGGCGGTTTCGGCGGTGACATTATCTGATCGTCGTGGTCTTGATGGCCATAGCCGCTCCTTCGCAGAAGActgaagaggaagggaaatTGTCTCCATAGTTGTAATCTCACGCCGTAATGAAGAATGAAACCCCAGTATGAACCAAGAGTCGCATTCCCAAATCTTGTATAAGTGACGATCTACACCGCACACAGACGCAAGTAAACAAGCTCTATCTAGCCAGACAGCCCCAGCGACGCCTCTGGTGCCCCCAGGTACGTCCACCTCAGCTTCTCGACATCGATGCCATCCACATACACGACCCTCTCCTCGCCCGGCACGACGTCGAACCCGTTGTCGCTCAGCTTCATCCCCCGCTCCTCCTGGATCACGAACCCCTTCACCGGCTTCTCCGCAGAGACAACCAACCGGCCCTCTCCCGCAGAGCGTACCCTCACCCCGCGGTCCGAGAACTCGAGATACTTCAGCGGCTGCGGCCACGCCGTGTCCTCGGCCACGACCACCCCGTCCACGGCCAGCGTCACGTGGATGACGAACgggtcgtcctcctccggaCGAAACGGCACGCTCGTGTCCCTCCCCACagagtcgccgccgacggtctGCTTCTCCACGACGTCCGTCGTCGCGTTCGCCTCCGCCACGACCCTCTTCTCGATCCGCCCCCTCACCTCGCTCCCCATCCCGATGGAGATGAACCGCACCACCAGGTctccctcgacggcgtcggcgcgccCACTCGCGACCCAGACCTCAAAATCGGCGGCAGGCCCAGCCCCGAGCGTCGGGTCGGCGTGGCACTTTGTCCACTCGTCGACGCGCCGCCgcacgccgacgtcgagcgtCCTCAGCGCCCTCGCGATAGCGTAGAAcgccggcttcggcacgAGCCAGTAGTCCACGACAGCCCAGCTCACCGTCGGCCAGCAGTCGTTGAGCTGCCACACcagcgcgccgccgcaacCCCTAGCTGCCCcggtgccgctgccgctgccgctgccccAGTCGCGGCGCCAGGCCTTATAGGTGAAGGacatggcctcggcctgcatCAGCTGGGTGAGGTGGGTGAAGCGGGGCAGGTCGTAGGCGATGGGGAGGTTCTCGGCGATGTAGGTCATCATGCGGTGCTCGTGGTCGTAGGCCTTGTTGCGGAAGTCGAGGGTCATGGAGCCGGGCCGGTGCTGAGAAGGGCTGGTGAGCATGGCGGTCGTCGTGGAGAGGTGCGGGTAGCCCTCCATGCCGAATTCGGAGACGAAGCGGCCGGTCAGGAGGTGGGCGTCTTGGTATTTGTTCATGGCGCCGTGCCAGACTGGGATGGACAGCGTCagctttccccccttttATCCTCTCGAGACGAACGTGATGAATGGTAGGTAATAGACTCACTGTTCCATTGGTGAATATCGCCGACTGTCGGGTCAGCCGTGGGCTTCCCATCGCCCCAGGGGCTACTCGGGTGGTACACCGTGTGCGGGCtctcctgctcgacgatCTTTGGCAGCAGATTCTCGTACAGGTACCTCGCTGGGAAGCTCGACCCGAGCCACGACTGCGggtccttgtcctcgtcgaacCTGT
Protein-coding sequences here:
- a CDS encoding Putative major facilitator superfamily, MFS transporter superfamily encodes the protein MGVQATNPIQVAAVASATRDGASDDKLPGSDGGLSPVISNPKDDIDPKEERAFLWRLDLFFLSIGFLGYMFKYIDQTNINNAYVSGMKEDLDLYGNELNYFTTFFNIGYMIMLYPSCIIISHFGPSTWLPACELIWGVLTCCLSVVTSAKQVYGLRFLIGFFEGTAWPGYFTLISQWYMPHEVALRMSIYNIAQPAGAMLSGAMQGALSTNFEGLHGRAGWRWAFIINGICTIAVAIAAFFILPGYPERPNPLAKFYMKPRHIEIALARARRVGRKPQIGITPKSFLRCFTFWQLWVFAIAWPIGGNFTPASYFNLWLKSLKNPDGSVRYSVAMLNYLPIIGQAVQLVAELLFSGFSDYFGVRLPFLLLHSAINITSHIILIVRPSNEQAYMAGWYMNYMGAVSMMLLCSWASAHLQGEPEVRTVLFASGTTLAYLMSAFIPIAAFPASEAPNWRIGSKLYLGFALVSSVMFVGIHFAFKWEEKRKARNAVKDVSTEEPDNADAGVKSAVEEPDITSLGKFQDRAQ
- a CDS encoding Putative HORMA domain-containing protein is translated as MPRSLCPIVGFASGFVARVFLGHILHLFPSRSTVQDPFTHSNGSDTLFKSAALVSSLQFEPLLQLDESIATLPTMSSTSDAPSAPPVSIPRPQANTILTSFTSFLTLTVHTILYHRRLYPQQTFLMTKAHNLPVPQSRHPVLCDWINSAVAAIQDQLAIGAASKVCVVIHAHETMAVIERWVFDVTNFPAWATGKGKEKIGMGQRFQRREEDDDDGSVNWVDVNEAYRGALRRLAYAAEMKGPLPEGCTFTMAVELRDEAPAPIGHPQPWIPSEPSLQPASRTNPVPGVGIGGASTTPLRSVEAGPLFFECWIEESKPASSPHSTQDSYFS
- a CDS encoding Putative PI31 proteasome regulator, proteasome inhibitor PI31, encoding MANPLTPQSILQLMADALPTHPKGDTTSDISSGYELPALLTHACMASLKFRLIGFDEEKRIEEEVQSLAPRLPASWNAGYGSLRFVYAHKQSSMTSIIRTSKVGGKVEISGLAVGHDVIHRFEITTKDFVNNSKLPLRITLAEDGTEDRSDLVQKLKDAFVSESALEKLIDQFKTSIVQKLIPKLQIEGYEESPDDRDAAEGAQREGRAQAGRPGRPMPGDLPDPARPYPINDPLAQPPRRPIPAGDFPPPDFEDEYEINRPPRPLGIPGRSPYNIGHDDLNPPGLGPHDPLRPHFIGGGGLPRPGGGGGMHPTFDDPLFGGQGGQGGEHDPQAPPGARWDPIGPGGLPRHGGGGRGRGNPFGGPGGFGGGFGGGFGGDII